The following are encoded in a window of Salinibacter ruber DSM 13855 genomic DNA:
- a CDS encoding response regulator transcription factor: protein MQTTTDRTYHMLIVEDDTDILMGLEEYFELEDYEVDTAEDGETALQKMKDMDKCDVVLLDVMLPEKDGFEVLEESQEMGFSAPVLMITARGEQESKLKGFGLGADDYITKPFNVEELAARVKAILQRTMPPAEAPMDVYEIGDVEVNFSTHEAYRNGDELNFTALEFDILRYLIQHKGRTVTRKQLLRDVWGIDENIITRTIDRHMASVRKKIEPDPSDPTYIETVYGIGYRFDEE, encoded by the coding sequence ATGCAGACGACAACGGACCGCACCTACCACATGCTTATTGTGGAGGACGACACCGACATCCTCATGGGGCTCGAAGAGTATTTTGAGCTCGAAGACTACGAGGTGGACACGGCCGAGGACGGGGAGACGGCCCTCCAGAAAATGAAGGACATGGACAAGTGCGACGTGGTCCTCCTCGACGTAATGCTGCCCGAGAAGGACGGCTTTGAGGTGCTCGAGGAGTCGCAGGAGATGGGCTTCAGCGCCCCCGTTCTCATGATTACGGCCCGCGGGGAGCAGGAGTCGAAATTGAAGGGGTTCGGCCTTGGGGCGGACGACTACATCACCAAGCCGTTCAATGTGGAGGAGCTGGCGGCGCGGGTGAAGGCCATCCTCCAGCGCACCATGCCGCCCGCCGAGGCCCCGATGGACGTCTACGAGATCGGGGACGTGGAGGTCAATTTCTCGACCCACGAGGCGTACCGGAACGGCGACGAGCTGAACTTCACGGCCCTGGAGTTCGACATTTTGCGCTACCTCATCCAGCACAAGGGCCGCACCGTCACGCGCAAGCAGCTGCTGCGGGACGTCTGGGGCATCGACGAGAACATCATCACACGGACGATTGACCGCCACATGGCCTCGGTCCGCAAGAAGATCGAACCGGACCCGTCCGACCCCACCTACATCGAGACGGTCTACGGCATCGGCTACCGGTTCGACGAGGAGTAG
- a CDS encoding response regulator transcription factor: MSDSDPEGPSLLVVEDDSELSTSLLLYLESEGYEVTLAETGETALEEATRLPGYDLIVLDAKLPDLSGFEVLRQSRDDGVRTPVLMLTGLGDHEHKMRGFQVGADDYLTKPFETEELVARIDVLLRREAEATDETGTFRVGGLRVDLEEDDVSRDGEPVDLTDLEYKLLAYLLRRRGRTATREQILRDVWDLPTEVETRTIDRHVNALRDVMDGEAEDEWPIQSVYGIGYKLEGAERTTGSEQETV, from the coding sequence ATGTCCGACTCCGACCCCGAAGGCCCCTCTCTTCTCGTCGTCGAGGACGATAGCGAGCTTAGCACGAGTCTTCTGCTCTACCTGGAATCCGAGGGCTACGAGGTCACGCTCGCCGAGACGGGAGAAACGGCCCTGGAAGAGGCCACACGGCTCCCGGGGTACGACCTGATCGTGCTCGACGCGAAGCTGCCGGACCTCAGCGGCTTCGAAGTGCTCCGGCAGTCCCGGGACGACGGGGTCCGCACGCCGGTGCTCATGCTCACGGGCCTCGGCGACCACGAGCACAAGATGCGGGGCTTCCAGGTCGGAGCCGACGACTACCTAACGAAGCCGTTCGAGACGGAGGAGCTGGTGGCACGGATCGACGTGCTGCTTCGTCGGGAGGCGGAGGCAACCGACGAAACCGGAACCTTTCGGGTCGGGGGGCTCCGCGTGGATCTCGAAGAGGACGATGTCTCACGGGACGGAGAGCCCGTCGACCTCACAGACCTGGAGTACAAACTGCTCGCCTATCTGCTGCGCCGGCGCGGCCGCACGGCCACCCGTGAGCAGATTCTCCGCGACGTGTGGGACCTGCCCACCGAGGTGGAGACGCGCACCATCGACCGGCACGTCAACGCCCTCCGCGACGTCATGGACGGCGAGGCGGAAGACGAGTGGCCCATCCAGAGCGTGTACGGAATTGGGTACAAACTGGAGGGCGCCGAGCGGACGACAGGGTCCGAGCAGGAGACGGTGTAG
- a CDS encoding RtcB family protein has translation MKRTDLTRIDEFTWEIPKSFQDAMRVPVRILASENLIDEILERKAIGQAIRTSMLSGLVGHLVVMPDVYSGQGAPVGIVAVSKWPVGTIAPGAIGHDINAGVRLLGSDIKTEEAEGNFDALADALKNHIPSGTDAEGSISLNKSEVDHVAQSGAQWALRKDMAQQDDLVRAEEGGRLNEADPKKVSEAARSIGAQQLGTLGGGEHFIEIHSVEEVFNRAAAVTMGLKEGTLVAQIHCGSRGYGRQVCADYIERFQEVAPSYDIDPPDPNLASVPLDSGEAEDYMGAMRAAANYAYANRQVLAHRVREVFDDLLEGAGERLKTVYDVAHNLGQVEMHQVDGKHMRCYVHRKGAARAFGPGTPGISLPYRALGQPVLVPGSMGETSWVMLATRDAMQKSFGSACHGAGRTMSRHEANHQAEPVPLDGDGDGVAVRSGDGSASAGVQLKENIGGVVETVAGSRLAGKVARLEPLAVMHG, from the coding sequence ATGAAACGCACGGACCTGACGCGGATCGACGAATTCACATGGGAAATCCCCAAGTCGTTCCAGGACGCGATGCGGGTGCCCGTGCGCATCCTCGCGAGTGAGAATCTCATCGACGAGATTCTCGAACGAAAGGCCATCGGTCAGGCGATTCGCACCTCGATGCTGTCCGGACTGGTGGGGCATCTCGTGGTGATGCCCGATGTCTACAGCGGGCAGGGGGCGCCGGTAGGCATTGTGGCCGTGTCGAAATGGCCGGTGGGCACCATTGCGCCCGGCGCCATCGGACACGACATCAACGCGGGCGTCCGACTGCTGGGGTCGGACATCAAGACCGAGGAGGCGGAGGGCAACTTCGACGCCCTTGCCGACGCCCTGAAGAACCACATTCCGAGTGGGACGGACGCGGAGGGGTCCATCTCGCTCAACAAGAGCGAGGTCGACCACGTCGCCCAGTCCGGTGCCCAGTGGGCCCTGCGCAAGGACATGGCGCAGCAGGACGACCTCGTCCGCGCCGAGGAGGGGGGGCGCCTCAACGAGGCGGACCCGAAGAAGGTGAGCGAGGCGGCCCGGTCGATCGGGGCGCAGCAGCTCGGGACGCTCGGGGGCGGAGAGCACTTCATCGAGATTCACTCGGTGGAGGAGGTCTTCAACCGCGCGGCGGCCGTCACGATGGGTCTCAAAGAGGGCACCCTCGTTGCCCAGATTCACTGCGGGTCCCGTGGGTACGGGCGACAGGTCTGTGCCGACTACATCGAGCGATTTCAGGAGGTGGCCCCCTCCTACGACATCGACCCGCCGGACCCGAACCTGGCGTCGGTGCCGCTCGACTCGGGCGAGGCGGAAGACTACATGGGGGCCATGCGGGCCGCGGCCAACTACGCCTATGCCAACCGACAGGTGCTGGCCCACCGCGTCCGCGAGGTGTTCGACGATCTGCTTGAGGGGGCGGGGGAACGGCTCAAGACGGTCTACGACGTGGCCCACAACCTGGGGCAGGTGGAGATGCATCAGGTCGACGGCAAGCACATGCGCTGCTATGTCCACCGCAAGGGGGCGGCGCGCGCCTTCGGCCCCGGCACGCCGGGCATCTCGCTCCCGTACCGTGCCCTCGGACAGCCGGTGCTGGTCCCCGGAAGCATGGGCGAGACCTCGTGGGTCATGCTGGCCACCCGCGACGCGATGCAGAAGAGCTTTGGGTCGGCCTGCCACGGCGCCGGACGGACCATGAGTCGCCACGAGGCAAACCACCAGGCCGAGCCGGTGCCGCTCGACGGGGACGGGGACGGCGTCGCCGTTCGGTCCGGCGACGGATCCGCGTCCGCCGGCGTCCAGCTCAAGGAAAACATCGGCGGGGTCGTGGAGACGGTGGCCGGGTCGCGCCTCGCCGGCAAGGTGGCGCGGCTGGAGCCCCTCGCCGTCATGCACGGATGA